The Panicum hallii strain FIL2 chromosome 5, PHallii_v3.1, whole genome shotgun sequence genome contains the following window.
CTAATAAAGAGAACGCAGCGATGAAATTGGTGGGGGGGAACAAAATATGCAATATAAAAAATGTTCTGTATACAGGAAATAAGAAATGGAGAAAGGTACAGATTTAAGCAGCAGGGGAAAGCAACAGAATTAAGCACTAAGGCTTTTACTCCCTCCGTTTGAAATTAAAAGACTTATTTCACATCTGACAATTACTCTATTCATACATAATTCTTGACACAAAATTGATGCTGTTAGATTCATATTAAAAAATACTTATTTATGATTATGATTTTCTACACATAAACAAAATATTAAAGGAGTAATCAGCAGTCAAAGACTCAAAGCCTTGTCCTAATGTTACAAAATACGCCCTGTTTGAAAAaatgttggggggggggggggtagagcCTTGAACTCTTTTAGTGACATAGCTCTTAAGATGCATTTGACTTTTGATTAATCAGTACAGCTGATTTAAAGTTGACAGGCCAAAGAAAACTCAGTCCCTGATTTTATCAGTCAAGCTGAAAGTGCAAGCACTCACTAAATATCCACTATGTGAAACATGGTCTAAAACCAGAAGCGATAAAAATGAAACAGCAAAAAGAATAACCATGTCACCAAAATCTCCAAGGATCCTTGTAAGGAGGAACGTAGCTGTCTGTAGGGGGGAGAAGGCGAAAGGATGCCACAGTCTTTTGTAGAAAAGGTCCCATCTGTGttgcaaaagttaaatactGGTTAGAAGCTGAAATATTGTAATGACCCAACCTAGAAAAATAGCTCATGCCCACTCTGCACGCTCAGTGGACCACACCTACACTGCAACCTGCTTACGCTTTTATCCTCGCTTCGCGTAAAAGAGTTAACCTAAGATTGCAATGCTTCCTAGAGTTAGCTATTTAAGTTAGCTCATCCCACTCTTAACTTCTCATTTGAAACTATTCTTGAGCTACCTGCCTCATGCATGGTGCTCCAATTGTGGCCCAACTGGCCCATGGGCTGGACGTTACAAATATAAAAGATACTTTTATGAAAATACATGGTCCTCCTATATTGGAAGTAACAATAATgaaatcaaaccctaaagcgTATTTCCGTGCAGGATTGATATGAAACAATTGGATATTCAGAGCTTACAGATTCCCACTGCTTGCTGAGAGTGGAAGCATTTAGTGAGTACAGGTACCCTggtaaaaaattaaaaaaggGTGAGTGAACAAATAAATATTTTAATATAAGGGATTCAAGGGTCTTTGATCTAAAAATACTAAGATGAAGTAATACCATCTCGCTCAGCAGTGCACGCTACATTATGTCGAAACAAATTTGGTTCTGGTGCCTGAATAAACAAAGAGTATCATTAAGGACATTAAGCTTACATGGATATGTACATCTTTGCACTATGTGACTAATAAATAGCTTATATGCATGATAAAGTATTAATCTAAGCATATATTCTGTCTGACACTCTTTATACAAATATGTTTGCTGCCAAATGTATATGTGCCAGAAAACTTACTGACTTCGTTGGCGATTTCCGAACTAGATACTCATAATACCAATAGGGTTCTCCATCAACCTACAAATAGTTTTCGATATGTACTGGCGCATGTCAACTCTGAAAACTAAGAAAATTGGTCTTCAAGTATGATAACAATGATCTGAGCTTACCTCTGTACAGTGTGCATCAAGGACAGAACTCTCTGTCATGCGCTGACCAGTCGTTACTTTCTGCAAGGTGATGTAGTTTAGTTGTAAAATCAATATGTCACCAAATATCAACATAAAACTGCATCCAAGGAACTTCAAACCTTCATCAGCATGACAGTATATCAACAGTTTCTGATTAGGTCTATGAGTTATTGACACTTTGTTGTTGATCAACTACCATAGCTTCACACCATGAGACAATTATGTATGTTTCATGTGACACACAGCCACACAGGGAGATAACCAAGGAGCGTCTGAAACTAAATTTGTGCTTCTGATTGAACTTTGTTTTCTTGATATACCGGTGAATTACTCAGATTATAACCGTCCTTTTCTTAATCCATATAGTTTGTTGGCACTATTTTGCTCAATTCAATGCAAGAAATGGTACATTAAAGCCCATGAGTTACTTTCAGGCAGGATCTTTCTTCTTTAAAATCAAAATAGCTAATAACTTATAAAAAaagaaagtaaaaaaaaaggTATGTACCAGGGTAGATCTATCAGACAAAATGCAATCAGCAACATCTTTTGGATCCCATAAGCTCTTGTCTTTTGAAGGTAAAAAACGTGAATTTGGTGGCCCAATCTGCACGAGACAAATGATGGACGTTACCATGTATCAAATTTATTTTTCAGAGTTTCAATTGATACGATTCCCATCAAATCTCAACACTAACAAATTGCATCAAGAATAAAATATTTAGTCCCATGACAATTTGCACAAATACCGGAATACAAAAACCTAATTGCTAACAGGTGATACATTGTGTTCGAACCATGATGCAACACATTGCAGACTTGTGCATTTCCTAGTATCATATAGTATTTGAGGATTTACCGAGACTGAGATGACAACATTATGTATCATGTCAACTCGCTCCGATACAATACGTTGCCGTGCATCAGCTGCATAGAGTTCCAGTCAGTTTGCTTTCATTGTCAAATGAATGAGGTTTTCAAAAGTACAACTGTGGAAGTTCTTATGCTTAATGAAGCAATCCCATTATATGAACAGAGTAATAAGACCATTGCTTATCGTTGTTATACCAGAGGCTACTCACGCGATAGTGGCGCTGCAGAGGAATATCGCTCCGGTTTTCTGGACTCTACCCTGGGAACATAATAGAATGGGACAGCAAGTCACTGTGCGCTATCCTAGTACTGCTCATGGAGAATCCACCGAGTATAAATAACAGTGAAATTCTGACAGAATCGTAGTACAGAGAACTGAGATACCATTTGAAGGAGAATTTCTTTCCTGGCAGTTCGACAGGGT
Protein-coding sequences here:
- the LOC112895139 gene encoding psbP domain-containing protein 5, chloroplastic, whose product is MAVALLSPPPTLPSPNSQSSLRPRSRRVRVLASCSREPAAGNRGLVVERRCLLISGLMSSFAIALPISESYAAMETDEDVKMNAQVDEINAYSFLYPVELPGKKFSFKWVESRKPERYSSAAPLSPDARQRIVSERVDMIHNVVISVSIGPPNSRFLPSKDKSLWDPKDVADCILSDRSTLKVTTGQRMTESSVLDAHCTEVDGEPYWYYEYLVRKSPTKSAPEPNLFRHNVACTAERDGYLYSLNASTLSKQWESMGPFLQKTVASFRLLPPTDSYVPPYKDPWRFW